In Mixta intestinalis, the following are encoded in one genomic region:
- a CDS encoding YdgH/BhsA/McbA-like domain containing protein codes for MKTIITLLLVCFCLPFSVYAKTITATGDTLEQTESKIHQLAQNEGGKSYKIIEARMANKVHMTAIINP; via the coding sequence ATGAAAACCATTATTACGCTTTTACTGGTTTGTTTTTGCCTGCCCTTTTCCGTATACGCTAAAACCATTACGGCAACCGGCGATACACTTGAGCAAACGGAAAGTAAGATTCACCAATTGGCTCAGAATGAAGGCGGAAAGTCATACAAAATTATTGAGGCAAGGATGGCAAATAAAGTACATATGACTGCAATCATTAATCCATAA
- a CDS encoding aromatic alcohol reductase, producing MKEQNINTGEKVLVLGAGQLGAAVLDALVPAVIQRKGTVSVIVSPASWDQQGKLVSHIHQKLADAGAKFIPVNVAASTIDSLKNHFVNFDTVINCMGFVAGTGTQLKITRAVLKAGVNRYFPWQFGVNYDVVGKGSGQPVWDEQYDVRTLLRQQNETEWVIVSTGMFTSFLFEPAFDVVNLSEKTINALGGWETQVTVTSPADIGRLTTDIYLHQPRITNEVIFVAGETTSYGKLADTVERVTKHTFSRNLLTLPALLDALRLNPEDQMLRYRAAFARGDGMWWPMSETWNAQHNLPTQDIESWLKTVI from the coding sequence ATGAAAGAACAAAACATTAACACCGGCGAAAAAGTATTAGTGCTGGGCGCGGGACAACTGGGGGCCGCCGTGCTGGACGCTTTGGTCCCGGCAGTCATACAGCGCAAGGGCACCGTCTCCGTTATTGTGTCGCCCGCCTCCTGGGATCAACAGGGAAAGCTGGTATCCCATATCCATCAAAAACTGGCTGATGCGGGAGCTAAATTTATTCCTGTCAACGTTGCTGCCAGTACGATTGATTCATTAAAAAACCACTTTGTAAATTTTGATACGGTGATCAATTGCATGGGTTTTGTCGCGGGTACGGGGACGCAGTTAAAAATAACCCGCGCGGTGCTGAAGGCTGGCGTTAACCGATATTTCCCCTGGCAGTTTGGCGTAAATTACGATGTGGTGGGCAAAGGAAGCGGTCAACCTGTCTGGGATGAGCAGTATGACGTCAGGACGCTACTCCGGCAACAAAACGAAACGGAATGGGTAATTGTTTCAACCGGCATGTTTACCAGTTTTCTTTTCGAGCCTGCATTTGATGTGGTGAATTTATCTGAGAAAACTATTAATGCGCTTGGGGGATGGGAAACGCAGGTTACCGTTACGTCACCCGCAGATATTGGCCGACTAACCACCGACATTTATTTGCATCAACCGCGTATTACTAATGAGGTAATTTTTGTCGCGGGGGAAACGACTTCCTATGGAAAGCTGGCGGACACCGTAGAGCGCGTAACAAAACACACTTTTTCCAGGAATCTACTTACTTTACCCGCCCTGCTGGATGCACTGCGTTTAAATCCGGAGGATCAAATGCTCCGCTATCGCGCCGCCTTCGCCAGGGGAGACGGGATGTGGTGGCCGATGAGTGAAACCTGGAATGCACAACATAATCTGCCGACGCAGGATATTGAGTCCTGGCTTAAAACAGTCATCTAA
- a CDS encoding LysR family transcriptional regulator, giving the protein MARENLNDLMAFIVVAREKSFTKAAAYLGVSQSALSHTIRTLESRLGMKLLTRTTRSISLTDIGQSMFDDLGPHIDRIQERLQSLKDLNSKAAGTVRISTSDYAIGSVIWPKLEPLLKEYPDITLELIDDYALTDIVSGRFDAGTRLGEQISNGMISVRIGPDVRFAVVGSPDYFSRHPYPQHPNDLIDHNCINLRFPTHGNLYVWEFEKEGKSLNVKVSGQLVFSRIYQNLQAAIEGYGLAHVPRDIAEKHLARGELISVLEDWCPYWDGYYIYYPENRNHSKAFQLVIDALRHYKHP; this is encoded by the coding sequence TTGGCACGGGAAAACCTTAATGATTTAATGGCGTTTATAGTCGTCGCGCGTGAAAAGAGCTTTACCAAAGCAGCGGCGTATTTAGGCGTTTCACAATCAGCCCTCAGCCATACCATTCGAACCCTCGAATCCCGTCTGGGGATGAAACTTCTGACCCGCACCACGCGCAGTATTTCGTTGACCGATATAGGGCAATCCATGTTCGATGACCTCGGCCCTCATATTGATAGGATCCAGGAACGATTACAGTCACTGAAGGATCTCAACAGTAAAGCCGCCGGTACGGTACGTATATCAACGTCAGATTATGCGATCGGTTCTGTCATATGGCCCAAGCTTGAGCCGCTACTCAAGGAATACCCGGATATTACGCTGGAGCTGATTGATGACTATGCGCTGACGGATATTGTCTCCGGTCGCTTTGATGCAGGAACGCGGCTCGGTGAGCAAATATCTAATGGCATGATCTCAGTGCGTATCGGTCCGGATGTGCGCTTTGCCGTCGTGGGTTCTCCTGACTATTTTTCCCGTCATCCTTACCCACAGCATCCTAACGATCTTATAGATCACAACTGCATCAATCTTCGGTTTCCAACCCACGGTAATTTGTATGTCTGGGAGTTCGAAAAAGAGGGTAAGAGCCTGAACGTCAAAGTCAGCGGTCAGCTTGTGTTTAGCCGTATCTATCAAAATCTGCAGGCTGCCATAGAAGGATACGGACTGGCACATGTTCCCCGTGATATCGCTGAGAAACATCTCGCCCGTGGCGAACTGATTAGCGTCCTTGAAGACTGGTGTCCTTACTGGGATGGTTATTACATTTACTACCCGGAAAACAGAAATCATTCGAAAGCTTTCCAGCTCGTCATTGACGCGCTGCGCCATTACAAACATCCCTGA
- a CDS encoding DUF4926 domain-containing protein — translation MKPFEVVYLSDNLPGLGLTKGQPGVVLDVYYSPSLAYEVEFCDDEGNTILSLALSPEQLKSEVN, via the coding sequence ATGAAACCATTTGAGGTTGTTTACCTTAGTGATAACTTGCCTGGCCTGGGTTTAACCAAAGGGCAGCCCGGCGTGGTTTTAGATGTATATTATTCACCATCATTAGCATATGAAGTGGAATTTTGTGATGACGAAGGAAATACTATATTGAGTCTGGCTTTATCGCCAGAACAGTTAAAATCAGAGGTAAATTAA
- a CDS encoding LysR family transcriptional regulator has protein sequence MDKLESMQVYISVVDAHSFARAAEMLGLPRSTVSRVIKELEAWLGIQLLKRTTRKLSVTADGQRYYEECKRVLADIATMESSFPGRAAQPKGRFKVGMPQSFARHCILPGLPEFLHQYPELELMLCSSDSVEDIIQEGYDCVIRTGRIDDSTTLVARPLANFKWVILASPHYIDLYGRPESLADLKQHRAVGYLNHRTGRTTDWFFTLDGEDVALRMKETLIVDDTDAYIQAGVQGLGLVRIASYLAVPYLQSGALVSCMDNFSFDLPLSLVYPQNRYLPPSVRVFYDWCRGLLTSPERYP, from the coding sequence ATGGATAAGCTGGAATCAATGCAGGTCTATATTAGCGTGGTGGACGCTCACAGCTTCGCCAGGGCAGCAGAAATGCTGGGACTGCCGCGTTCAACGGTATCGCGGGTCATTAAGGAGCTGGAAGCCTGGCTTGGGATTCAACTTCTTAAGCGTACCACCCGTAAACTCAGCGTGACCGCAGATGGTCAACGCTACTATGAAGAGTGCAAAAGAGTGCTGGCTGATATCGCGACGATGGAGTCTTCATTTCCCGGCAGAGCGGCCCAGCCCAAAGGCCGCTTTAAAGTGGGGATGCCCCAGTCTTTCGCCCGGCATTGCATTCTTCCTGGGCTTCCGGAATTTTTGCATCAGTACCCTGAGCTGGAATTAATGCTTTGTTCCAGCGATAGCGTGGAAGACATCATTCAGGAAGGATATGACTGTGTGATCCGCACCGGCAGGATTGACGATTCAACCACGCTGGTTGCACGTCCGCTGGCCAATTTTAAATGGGTGATCCTGGCATCACCGCACTATATTGATCTTTATGGCAGGCCGGAAAGCTTAGCGGATTTGAAACAGCATCGTGCGGTTGGCTACCTGAATCACCGTACCGGACGTACTACCGACTGGTTTTTTACGCTTGATGGAGAGGATGTTGCGCTTCGCATGAAGGAAACGCTGATTGTCGATGATACCGATGCCTATATTCAGGCCGGGGTACAAGGACTTGGGCTTGTTCGCATTGCCAGCTATCTGGCGGTGCCGTATTTGCAGAGTGGTGCATTGGTTTCCTGCATGGATAATTTCTCCTTTGATTTACCCCTTTCGCTGGTCTATCCGCAAAACAGATATCTTCCTCCCTCAGTACGCGTTTTCTATGACTGGTGCAGGGGGCTTTTGACCTCGCCGGAGCGATATCCATAA
- a CDS encoding aldo/keto reductase, with protein MDYSLLNNNLKMPMVGFGVFKVTDKEECKQSVLTAIRTGYRLIDTAAVYGNEDAVGDAVREAIAEGLCSREELFITSKLWVQDMASYDMAKAGIEASLEKSGLEYFDLYLLHQAMRDYFSAWRALEDAYDAGKFKAIGVSNFYAHVLTNFCETVRIKPMVNQVELHPYFAQPAALETMKYYNVQPEAWAPLGGGRHKPYENEMLQQIADAHKKTIAQVVLRWNVQRGVTVIPKSTRQERIEENFAIWDFSLTESEMAQISSLDLGYVGDAVKHFNPEFVRGCLGVKIHDR; from the coding sequence GTGGATTATTCATTATTAAACAATAACCTAAAAATGCCGATGGTAGGTTTTGGTGTTTTTAAGGTAACAGATAAAGAAGAATGTAAACAGTCAGTATTGACTGCTATTCGTACTGGCTACCGCCTTATCGATACCGCAGCAGTTTACGGTAATGAAGATGCCGTTGGTGACGCAGTACGTGAGGCTATTGCCGAAGGGTTATGTAGCCGCGAAGAGCTATTTATTACCTCAAAACTGTGGGTACAGGACATGGCCAGTTACGATATGGCCAAAGCAGGGATTGAAGCGTCGTTAGAAAAATCAGGGCTGGAATATTTTGACCTTTATTTACTGCATCAGGCCATGCGTGATTATTTCAGCGCATGGCGTGCACTGGAGGATGCCTATGACGCCGGTAAGTTTAAGGCAATTGGAGTGTCCAATTTCTATGCTCATGTATTAACAAACTTCTGCGAAACCGTCAGAATTAAGCCTATGGTGAATCAAGTTGAATTACATCCTTATTTTGCTCAACCTGCTGCACTTGAAACCATGAAGTATTACAACGTTCAGCCGGAAGCATGGGCACCCTTAGGCGGTGGAAGACATAAGCCCTATGAAAATGAAATGCTGCAACAAATTGCTGATGCTCACAAAAAAACAATTGCTCAGGTTGTCCTGCGCTGGAATGTGCAGCGTGGTGTCACTGTCATCCCTAAATCCACCCGTCAGGAACGTATTGAAGAGAACTTCGCCATCTGGGATTTCTCATTGACTGAGAGCGAGATGGCGCAAATCAGCTCACTCGATTTAGGCTACGTTGGTGATGCCGTGAAACACTTTAATCCTGAATTTGTGCGGGGTTGTCTTGGTGTGAAGATTCACGATCGTTAG